The following proteins are encoded in a genomic region of Desulfosporosinus youngiae DSM 17734:
- a CDS encoding M24 family metallopeptidase — translation MNVFKERIKRIQAIMKSQSTDYLVVAPSANFFYLTGLRTTADERLQAYLVPAEGKPVMVLPEMYREAAEDVEENSFELLTWSDGTDPVDLLLPLIKGHSALAAIDERMWAGHFLQVRKAFSGFEFTGAAKIMRQVRMIKDHNEMSLLEMAGRLTDKVMAEVLKVIKPDISEKELAFFVEGKLKEYGAEELSFKPIVASGPNTSSPHHHTSERRLIPGDLVVLDFGGLFQGYCSDMTRTFSVGKASAEIKKIYQAVKDANEAGFQAVCAGISCEKVDEAVRDTISRAGYGQYFIHRTGHGIGLDIHEDPFIVSGNQETLQTGMTFSIEPGIYIPGQYGVRIEDIVGLSENGPIRFNNFPRELIEA, via the coding sequence ATGAATGTATTTAAAGAAAGAATCAAACGAATTCAAGCAATTATGAAATCTCAAAGCACGGATTATCTGGTAGTGGCCCCTTCAGCCAATTTTTTTTATCTCACCGGATTAAGGACGACAGCCGATGAAAGGCTGCAAGCTTATTTGGTGCCTGCAGAAGGCAAGCCGGTTATGGTTCTGCCGGAGATGTATCGGGAAGCGGCAGAAGATGTTGAAGAGAATAGCTTTGAATTACTGACCTGGTCTGATGGAACAGATCCTGTTGACTTGCTGCTTCCTTTGATCAAGGGACACTCAGCACTGGCTGCCATCGATGAAAGAATGTGGGCAGGACACTTTTTGCAGGTCAGAAAAGCGTTCTCCGGGTTCGAGTTTACCGGTGCCGCAAAGATTATGAGACAAGTTCGAATGATTAAGGACCACAATGAGATGAGCCTTTTAGAAATGGCCGGAAGATTAACGGACAAGGTTATGGCGGAGGTTCTAAAGGTCATCAAGCCAGATATTTCTGAAAAGGAATTGGCATTTTTTGTGGAAGGCAAGCTTAAAGAATATGGCGCGGAGGAGCTTTCTTTCAAACCTATTGTAGCCTCAGGACCTAATACCTCATCCCCTCACCACCATACCAGTGAAAGAAGGCTGATTCCAGGTGATTTGGTGGTCTTGGATTTCGGAGGGCTTTTTCAAGGGTACTGTTCAGATATGACCCGGACTTTCTCGGTAGGTAAAGCCTCCGCGGAGATCAAGAAAATATACCAAGCTGTCAAAGATGCCAATGAAGCTGGTTTTCAAGCAGTTTGCGCAGGGATTTCCTGTGAAAAAGTCGATGAGGCCGTCCGGGATACCATTTCACGAGCGGGATATGGACAGTATTTTATTCATCGAACAGGCCATGGTATAGGGTTGGATATCCATGAAGACCCCTTTATAGTTTCGGGTAATCAAGAAACTTTGCAGACCGGAATGACGTTCAGTATTGAACCGGGTATTTATATACCGGGGCAATATGGGGTACGCATTGAAGATATTGTCGGACTCTCCGAAAATGGACCGATACGTTTTAATAATTTTCCCCGGGAATTAATCGAGGCGTAA
- a CDS encoding cupin domain-containing protein, producing the protein MKIVTTKDIEAANRHDVIMKTLFGSNAAKDANVTMGTVVFPPGARVPAEGAGVHAEHEYSYIMSGSLLTMSGGKECRISEGQATIIPAGEEHWAFNDGTENCEIIWFMVK; encoded by the coding sequence ATGAAAATTGTAACAACCAAAGATATCGAAGCAGCAAATCGTCACGATGTGATCATGAAAACCCTTTTCGGCAGTAATGCAGCGAAGGATGCTAACGTGACAATGGGAACCGTCGTATTTCCTCCCGGGGCAAGAGTCCCGGCAGAAGGTGCGGGAGTTCATGCCGAACATGAATATTCGTATATAATGAGCGGATCACTTTTAACCATGAGCGGGGGAAAAGAATGCCGCATATCCGAGGGGCAAGCTACGATCATACCGGCAGGTGAAGAGCACTGGGCCTTCAATGATGGAACAGAAAACTGTGAAATAATTTGGTTCATGGTAAAGTAG
- a CDS encoding helix-turn-helix domain-containing protein, producing the protein MDNIYERIRSLRVSMNMTLKELSEKTGLSVSFLSQVERGNSSLAITSLQKIADVFKVSMSSFFESTESNSFFTPVEARKPFQIERSDSVFTRLGGNFPGKVLEPIHIVLAPLQGQEVIFNHPGEEFYYILRGRVLMMVGDKEYEMNEGDTIHFPSTLNHTWHNPTDEAVHMIAVLTPIIFHE; encoded by the coding sequence ATGGATAATATCTATGAGCGTATTAGGAGTTTGCGTGTCAGCATGAACATGACGCTTAAAGAACTGAGTGAAAAAACAGGTTTATCCGTCAGTTTTCTTTCTCAAGTCGAACGGGGAAACAGCTCCTTGGCTATTACATCCCTTCAGAAGATTGCCGATGTCTTTAAGGTTTCTATGTCCTCCTTTTTTGAAAGCACAGAAAGCAACAGTTTTTTTACGCCTGTGGAAGCGCGGAAGCCATTTCAAATTGAGAGATCTGATTCAGTGTTTACTCGATTAGGAGGAAACTTTCCGGGCAAAGTATTGGAACCAATTCACATAGTATTAGCTCCCTTGCAAGGGCAAGAGGTTATATTTAACCATCCCGGTGAAGAGTTTTACTATATTTTGCGGGGCAGGGTTTTAATGATGGTAGGGGACAAGGAATATGAAATGAACGAAGGGGATACGATTCATTTCCCCTCCACCTTAAATCATACTTGGCATAACCCAACTGACGAAGCAGTTCATATGATCGCCGTACTTACCCCGATCATCTTTCATGAGTAA
- a CDS encoding ferric reductase-like transmembrane domain-containing protein codes for MIRIAGYIKSPYQKIAYIFTLTLVLYIAGSGLFSIPLNSTTMNISARAGGLSFYAIGALFLLTVIKAAFLEFVKNSSIRSSGQTIFRFLHKALGWFILILAGYHSLFFLYYYIWPVVPISIFVVITGLCAMACLFYVIILGRNTFFKNSNYESMYFKHVFATLLLILITVLHLNLL; via the coding sequence TTGATAAGAATAGCTGGGTATATTAAATCTCCTTATCAGAAAATCGCCTATATTTTTACTCTTACCCTAGTATTATATATAGCCGGTTCGGGGTTATTTTCCATACCTCTTAATTCAACGACTATGAACATCTCGGCCAGAGCAGGAGGGTTATCCTTTTACGCCATAGGGGCCTTGTTTCTGCTGACGGTTATCAAAGCGGCCTTTCTTGAATTTGTCAAAAACAGCTCAATACGAAGCAGCGGACAAACGATCTTCCGCTTTCTGCATAAAGCCCTGGGCTGGTTCATCCTTATTCTCGCAGGCTATCACAGTCTGTTCTTTTTGTACTATTACATTTGGCCGGTCGTTCCTATCTCTATTTTTGTTGTTATTACCGGACTATGTGCTATGGCCTGCTTATTCTATGTAATAATCTTAGGCAGAAACACATTCTTCAAGAATTCAAATTATGAATCCATGTATTTTAAACATGTTTTTGCAACCCTCCTGCTCATATTAATAACCGTCCTTCACCTGAATCTTCTTTAA
- a CDS encoding GDYXXLXY domain-containing protein, giving the protein MSKKTRFLLAIALPLLILLGMTIKPQATVLFGQEILLETKAYDPTDLFRGDYVALNFAISDVPKSKVDLSLDKVYNKNLYVSLKQEGKYFVVDQVSDVKPKQGVYLKGKFREGFNGFGQAGEAANYRVDYSLDKYFVEQGSGKELEQESIKGGLEGTVKVLGGYGVLTGIARR; this is encoded by the coding sequence ATGAGTAAGAAAACAAGGTTCTTATTAGCTATAGCGCTTCCCTTGCTGATTCTCCTGGGGATGACGATCAAACCTCAGGCAACGGTTCTCTTCGGGCAGGAGATCCTTCTGGAAACAAAGGCTTATGACCCTACAGATTTGTTCAGAGGGGACTATGTCGCCCTGAATTTTGCAATCTCAGATGTGCCCAAGTCTAAGGTGGACCTGTCCCTGGATAAGGTATACAATAAGAATCTTTATGTAAGTCTTAAACAAGAGGGCAAATATTTTGTTGTCGATCAGGTTAGTGACGTTAAACCAAAGCAAGGAGTCTATTTAAAAGGAAAATTCAGAGAAGGATTTAATGGGTTTGGGCAAGCCGGTGAAGCGGCCAATTACCGGGTGGATTACAGTTTGGATAAGTATTTTGTTGAGCAGGGAAGCGGCAAAGAGCTTGAGCAGGAATCTATCAAGGGTGGGCTGGAAGGAACGGTTAAGGTCCTGGGCGGATATGGAGTTCTGACGGGAATTGCCCGTCGCTAG
- a CDS encoding DUF2157 domain-containing protein, whose translation MKRQIRKADFSLVSKELDYFESTGLISGEQKTGILENYEVQGGLNFIQVVVTIGAILVGLGILSFIASNWEGMSHFTKLLIIFGIFGGVNLAGYMLTENNPRTGRSLIYLGTLVYGAGIFLIGQMYHFGGEFPTAFLLWSIGVIPMAFHLQDKYLMLFGNILFGVYLLGSLEQGLLSAGWAGVPLMYFAYSYFDKSRLLLFFANLTTLSFILQITLRYEVEGLFATLLFFLIGLVMYGLKHNFERDIFRVQGNVLFGVTGVMLTVPELWDVLLSAQSTRLASILFALAFVALLFFLIRKGSLISLVFVCVTIFRYYADTYAFLSKSLFFIVGGLLLLAFGFYFERMRSQQKEGFRHE comes from the coding sequence TTGAAACGTCAAATAAGGAAAGCGGACTTCTCCTTAGTCAGTAAGGAACTAGACTATTTTGAAAGTACGGGTCTTATTTCAGGAGAGCAAAAGACTGGGATTCTGGAGAATTATGAAGTACAGGGCGGACTTAACTTTATTCAAGTTGTGGTCACGATTGGCGCTATTTTGGTGGGCCTTGGAATCTTAAGCTTCATTGCCAGCAATTGGGAGGGAATGAGTCATTTTACGAAGCTCCTGATCATCTTCGGAATTTTCGGAGGAGTAAACCTGGCAGGCTATATGCTTACGGAAAACAATCCCCGCACCGGGCGGAGTTTGATTTACCTGGGTACTCTGGTTTACGGAGCGGGCATTTTTCTCATTGGGCAAATGTATCATTTTGGCGGAGAGTTTCCCACGGCGTTTCTGCTCTGGTCCATAGGAGTAATCCCTATGGCCTTCCACCTTCAGGATAAGTATTTAATGCTGTTTGGGAACATCCTCTTCGGGGTCTACCTTTTGGGCTCTCTTGAACAGGGTTTACTCTCTGCGGGTTGGGCAGGAGTTCCCCTGATGTATTTTGCTTACAGCTACTTTGATAAATCAAGGCTGCTCTTGTTCTTCGCTAATCTAACGACACTGAGCTTCATCCTGCAAATCACGTTGCGATATGAGGTTGAAGGTTTGTTTGCAACCCTGCTCTTTTTCTTAATAGGACTGGTCATGTATGGGTTGAAGCACAACTTTGAGCGGGATATATTCCGGGTTCAGGGCAACGTTCTCTTTGGAGTGACCGGCGTCATGCTGACCGTTCCTGAATTATGGGATGTTTTGCTCAGCGCTCAGTCCACGCGGTTAGCGAGTATCCTCTTTGCCCTCGCTTTTGTCGCTTTGCTGTTTTTCCTGATCAGAAAGGGCAGCCTAATAAGCTTAGTCTTTGTATGTGTTACTATCTTCCGCTATTATGCAGACACCTACGCCTTTTTATCGAAATCCCTGTTTTTTATTGTAGGAGGGCTGCTGTTACTCGCCTTTGGTTTCTACTTTGAACGGATGAGGAGTCAGCAAAAGGAGGGATTCAGGCATGAGTAA